In one Prosthecochloris aestuarii DSM 271 genomic region, the following are encoded:
- a CDS encoding PIN domain-containing protein, translating into MRHVPTSLYIDTEVFKRQGLRFDTKVFTALIDTFAKGGLRLLVPIIMERELLRHFSREAEKAANAVINAHKAYPVNNLALVELPSQEELKTKCIEKMNRQWSSFKEHFVVENLPIAGNLEDVVDWYFEIRPPFSEKKPKEFPDAFILSALDQHYKQHYANIAVVGFDGDFRQACESRRYILYFPDLEKYIEAFQPELSGKERLPGDVDLTKPITTEDLTELKAILARGNQVTPIEIERVMQLLESRGTNYDYFFQNAGDAVWLDPLSERGYFLNPPDAEQATEGHYIVPWWPPLEYLIRIFDAEPAEVMGIISALPNTDNFRVLEGILKIVLKADSPDALLRFSRFISTFIDNCRWGHELIISLLKKPFIFDAQLSEVTPALLLKMVEFRRDPREQDKRTRRKENPEAWNTALEPVPRFDKWEYQQILEKGVRPLAEHEPYQVTRILIDAVASMIRLGMHPEDFEKGSDQDYSEIWCRRLDKLDRDYQDAKETLVQTLTYACEQVYDKAPESIDALDQALRNHRWKVFKRLRQHLYASHPNDQTLPWIREQILGHADYPKWEHHFEFQLMIRKASEHFGPRLLNEEEQRGIFDAILGGPSKEDFREWMGERYSEEAFQQRQRYFHRMQLRPFAPLLSGDVRRYFDELEGESSAEAVTDESYSPYGGVAGGTVSYRSPKSAEDLKNFTDDELLAYLNDWNEEHRDKDNWLVEINISALAGVFQSLFKEKIVPDGERLDFWLANRDRIARPVYVVAMLKAMFELVKEKNFDKLDQWLEFCAWVLSHPDTVRVEGQPEPRDESRDHPNWGSSRRAVVDFIDACVNKDTDAPITARDGLAVLLRQACGQSDWRLDHDHPVLLNRDDPITEAINNTRSRALESLVNFGFWVRRQLPDDQLPEVTDILAERLADDAEIPLTRPEQALLGMHFGNLCTLNRDWAAQQRKIFFLQANEAVWRDAFGSYIRFNRPVKLTFEILRGEFEYAIENLNILANDISDGKELIDRLGQHLFTYYLWEVYPLTGDESLLERFYERTKDDRKRWGQLFDHVGRSLRNSGRQLDKTLTDRITAFFDWRFEAAEPLELQEFTFWLEAECLEPDWRLQSYSKILDLGQGKDVGLLLEVRALNKLLPDHLALVVECFAKITDAMDQGTQMYISADEAKPILKAGLVAEEPRIRENAERAKENLLRIGRFDYLDVE; encoded by the coding sequence ATGAGACATGTGCCGACCTCTCTCTATATCGATACGGAGGTCTTCAAAAGGCAAGGGCTCCGTTTCGACACAAAGGTATTTACCGCCTTAATCGATACCTTTGCCAAAGGTGGTCTTCGCCTGCTCGTCCCGATAATTATGGAGCGCGAATTACTCCGCCACTTTTCACGGGAAGCTGAAAAGGCCGCCAATGCAGTCATAAACGCCCATAAGGCATACCCTGTGAACAATTTGGCCCTTGTTGAACTCCCTTCCCAAGAGGAGCTGAAAACGAAATGCATTGAAAAGATGAATCGGCAATGGTCCTCCTTCAAGGAACATTTTGTCGTTGAGAACCTGCCAATTGCTGGCAATCTCGAGGATGTCGTTGACTGGTATTTTGAAATCCGCCCACCTTTCTCAGAAAAGAAGCCGAAGGAATTTCCTGACGCGTTCATTTTAAGCGCACTGGACCAGCATTATAAGCAGCACTACGCAAATATTGCTGTCGTTGGTTTTGATGGTGACTTTCGACAAGCCTGCGAGAGCAGACGCTATATTTTGTATTTCCCTGATCTGGAAAAGTACATCGAGGCATTTCAGCCGGAATTGTCAGGAAAGGAAAGGCTTCCCGGTGACGTTGATCTTACGAAACCCATCACCACCGAAGATCTGACGGAACTGAAGGCCATACTCGCTCGCGGGAACCAGGTGACACCAATTGAAATTGAGCGGGTCATGCAGTTATTGGAGAGCAGAGGGACTAATTACGATTACTTTTTCCAGAATGCTGGCGATGCTGTTTGGTTAGATCCTCTTTCGGAAAGAGGATATTTTCTCAATCCACCCGACGCAGAACAGGCCACCGAAGGGCATTATATTGTCCCATGGTGGCCTCCCCTTGAATATCTGATACGCATCTTTGACGCAGAGCCTGCTGAGGTGATGGGCATAATTTCAGCACTTCCGAATACGGATAACTTTCGGGTTTTGGAAGGTATCTTGAAAATCGTGTTAAAAGCCGATTCGCCTGATGCGCTTTTAAGGTTTTCACGATTTATTTCAACCTTTATTGATAACTGCCGATGGGGTCACGAGCTCATCATCAGTTTGCTGAAAAAGCCATTTATTTTTGATGCACAGCTTTCCGAAGTTACCCCCGCCTTATTACTTAAGATGGTTGAGTTCCGCAGAGATCCTCGTGAACAGGATAAGCGGACCCGGCGCAAAGAAAACCCGGAAGCCTGGAACACTGCCCTAGAGCCGGTCCCGCGTTTCGATAAATGGGAATATCAGCAAATTCTGGAGAAAGGTGTTCGCCCCTTGGCCGAGCATGAGCCCTATCAGGTTACCCGCATCCTGATTGATGCGGTGGCGAGCATGATCAGGCTGGGAATGCACCCGGAAGATTTCGAAAAAGGCAGCGACCAGGACTATTCGGAAATCTGGTGCCGAAGGCTGGATAAATTGGATCGCGACTATCAGGATGCGAAGGAAACTCTGGTGCAGACGCTGACCTATGCCTGTGAGCAGGTCTATGACAAAGCCCCGGAATCCATTGATGCCTTGGATCAGGCATTGCGAAATCATCGTTGGAAGGTGTTCAAGCGACTGCGGCAGCACCTTTACGCGTCACACCCCAACGACCAGACTCTCCCATGGATACGCGAGCAGATTCTTGGTCACGCTGACTATCCCAAATGGGAGCATCACTTCGAATTTCAATTGATGATCCGCAAGGCCAGTGAACACTTCGGCCCCCGTCTGCTCAACGAGGAGGAACAAAGAGGGATTTTCGACGCCATTCTCGGCGGGCCTTCGAAAGAGGATTTCCGTGAATGGATGGGTGAACGGTACAGTGAGGAGGCTTTTCAGCAGCGTCAGCGCTACTTTCATCGTATGCAGCTGCGCCCATTCGCCCCACTGCTTAGCGGGGATGTTCGACGATATTTCGACGAGCTGGAAGGTGAATCTTCGGCTGAGGCTGTTACCGATGAAAGCTATTCACCCTACGGCGGAGTAGCCGGCGGCACGGTAAGCTACCGGAGCCCGAAGTCCGCTGAAGACCTTAAAAACTTCACCGATGATGAGCTTCTGGCCTATCTAAACGATTGGAACGAGGAGCATCGGGATAAGGATAACTGGCTGGTTGAGATCAATATCTCCGCGCTGGCTGGCGTCTTCCAATCCCTGTTCAAAGAGAAGATCGTGCCAGATGGCGAGCGGCTGGATTTCTGGCTGGCGAACCGTGACCGGATTGCCCGGCCGGTCTATGTCGTGGCCATGCTCAAGGCCATGTTCGAACTCGTCAAGGAAAAGAATTTCGACAAACTGGACCAGTGGCTTGAGTTCTGTGCATGGGTCCTGTCACATCCGGACACGGTGCGAGTGGAAGGACAACCCGAGCCAAGAGACGAATCACGCGACCATCCCAACTGGGGCAGCTCGCGCCGGGCCGTGGTTGATTTTATTGACGCCTGTGTGAACAAGGATACGGATGCGCCAATTACCGCAAGGGACGGCCTTGCCGTTCTGCTTCGACAGGCGTGCGGGCAGTCCGACTGGCGGCTCGATCACGACCACCCGGTGCTGCTTAACCGCGACGATCCTATTACCGAAGCCATCAACAATACCCGCAGCCGGGCACTCGAATCCCTTGTCAATTTCGGCTTCTGGGTTCGCCGCCAGTTACCGGATGACCAGTTGCCGGAAGTGACCGACATCCTCGCGGAACGTTTAGCCGATGATGCTGAAATCCCGTTAACCCGGCCTGAGCAGGCGCTGTTGGGGATGCACTTCGGGAACCTTTGCACCCTTAATCGGGATTGGGCCGCCCAGCAACGGAAAATCTTTTTCTTACAGGCAAATGAAGCTGTTTGGCGGGATGCCTTCGGCAGCTATATCCGCTTTAACCGTCCGGTCAAACTGACGTTTGAAATTCTGCGGGGTGAGTTTGAATACGCAATAGAGAACCTCAATATCCTGGCGAATGATATAAGCGACGGTAAGGAGCTTATCGACAGACTGGGCCAGCACCTTTTCACCTACTACCTATGGGAGGTATACCCTTTGACGGGTGACGAAAGCTTGCTTGAGCGCTTTTATGAAAGGACCAAAGACGACCGCAAACGCTGGGGGCAACTTTTCGACCATGTTGGCCGATCATTGAGAAATAGCGGCAGGCAACTGGATAAAACACTGACAGACCGCATTACCGCTTTTTTCGATTGGCGCTTTGAAGCCGCTGAGCCGCTGGAGCTTCAGGAATTTACCTTTTGGCTGGAAGCCGAATGCCTCGAACCTGACTGGCGTTTGCAATCGTACTCGAAGATTCTCGATCTTGGCCAGGGAAAAGATGTTGGACTTTTGCTTGAGGTGAGAGCTCTGAATAAACTACTCCCGGATCACCTGGCACTGGTTGTCGAATGCTTTGCCAAAATCACGGATGCCATGGACCAAGGCACGCAGATGTATATTTCAGCCGATGAGGCCAAGCCAATTTTGAAGGCTGGGTTGGTTGCTGAAGAGCCTCGGATTCGAGAAAATGCTGAACGCGCTAAGGAAAATCTGTTGAGGATCGGCCGCTTTGATTATCTGGACGTTGAATGA
- a CDS encoding FAD:protein FMN transferase, which translates to MRPRYFSFPALFILFLTLLACSGRGDDLRIYEQEKVMMGTIMKIKAVAPGNAEDSTRAAFEAAFGEMSELESELSEWQSTSAVSAVNREAGVKSVKVPDAVVTVTEKALEIATMTDGAFDVTFKPVGQLWNVKERTAPPPQDSIATALSLVDYRQIRLDRAKRTLYLTKKGMEIGFGGIAKGYAAWRAGEVLKKHDIRDFIINAGGDLYVEGKKGERFWTSGIKNPDQDNAKPVTTFNVIATCGVATSGDYENFFTWKSERYHHIIDLKTGYPAKGMKSSTVFSSDPAKADAYATAFFIMGYEKALAVVAEDPSVAFILIDSDNKVMRSPNLDQFIQEH; encoded by the coding sequence ATGCGACCACGCTATTTCTCATTCCCGGCGCTCTTCATCCTTTTCCTGACGCTCCTTGCCTGCTCGGGCAGGGGCGACGACCTGCGGATTTACGAGCAGGAGAAGGTGATGATGGGGACGATCATGAAGATCAAGGCGGTTGCTCCCGGCAATGCGGAGGACAGTACGCGAGCGGCGTTTGAGGCGGCGTTCGGGGAGATGTCGGAGCTTGAATCCGAGCTGAGCGAGTGGCAAAGTACGAGCGCGGTGTCGGCGGTGAACCGGGAGGCGGGCGTGAAGAGCGTGAAGGTGCCGGACGCGGTTGTGACCGTGACAGAGAAGGCGCTGGAGATCGCGACAATGACAGATGGCGCGTTTGACGTAACTTTCAAACCGGTGGGTCAGCTGTGGAACGTCAAGGAAAGGACTGCCCCGCCGCCTCAGGACAGTATTGCAACAGCGTTGTCGCTTGTCGATTACCGGCAGATCAGACTCGACAGAGCAAAGCGCACGCTCTACCTGACGAAAAAGGGAATGGAAATCGGTTTCGGGGGAATTGCGAAGGGATATGCTGCGTGGCGGGCTGGTGAAGTGCTGAAAAAGCACGACATCCGTGATTTTATTATCAATGCCGGAGGCGATCTCTATGTCGAGGGGAAAAAAGGTGAACGGTTCTGGACGTCTGGCATAAAAAATCCCGATCAGGACAACGCGAAACCTGTCACCACGTTCAATGTGATTGCGACATGCGGTGTGGCAACGAGCGGGGATTATGAGAATTTCTTCACCTGGAAAAGCGAACGCTACCACCATATCATCGATCTGAAAACGGGCTATCCGGCGAAAGGAATGAAAAGCTCGACGGTGTTTTCAAGCGATCCGGCAAAAGCCGATGCCTATGCGACAGCGTTCTTCATCATGGGATATGAAAAAGCCCTGGCGGTTGTCGCGGAGGACCCGTCCGTGGCGTTCATTCTGATCGACAGCGACAACAAGGTCATGAGAAGCCCGAATCTCGACCAGTTCATTCAGGAACACTGA
- the pgi gene encoding glucose-6-phosphate isomerase, which produces MSLQQSPAWRALASHKQTLDCVLMRDLFADDPERFSRFSIRSGDLLLDYSKNRVTSETMALLADLAREAGVEACRDEMFAGSKINFTEKRAVLHTALRQPWGFQLLLEGGQEVGKDIAAVLGQMKGFTEQILSGKWKGYSGKAITDVVNIGIGGSDLGPYMVTEALRPFAHGAVKVHFVSNIDGTHISETLKRVDEETTLFIIASKTFTTQETLTNAHTARSWFLERAVDESFIARHFAAVSTNKEAVQAFGIDTGNMFGFWDWVGGRYSLWSSIGLSIALYLGFDRFLELLAGAHSMDEHFRSAPLDANIPVVLALLGIWYNNFFDFPSHAVIPYDQYLHRLPAYLQQLDMESNGKRVDRDGNVVDYATGPVIWGEPGTNSQHAFFQLMHQGTSCVPADFILPLKTQNPAGEHHDILAANCFAQTEALMKGKTAAEARAELGSAGMSEEEIDALVPHKVFPGNRPTNTLIFNEINPFNLGALIAMYEHKVFVQGVIWRINSFDQWGVELGKQLAKAILPELGSADDVATHDASTNALINLYRRSRNG; this is translated from the coding sequence ATGAGTTTACAGCAATCACCGGCCTGGCGCGCTTTGGCATCGCACAAACAGACACTGGATTGTGTTCTGATGCGAGACCTGTTTGCCGATGACCCCGAACGGTTCAGCAGGTTTTCCATCCGCTCAGGTGATCTGCTTCTCGATTATTCCAAGAACAGGGTGACGTCCGAAACCATGGCCCTTCTTGCCGATCTGGCCCGGGAGGCCGGCGTGGAAGCCTGCCGCGACGAGATGTTTGCAGGCAGCAAAATCAACTTCACTGAAAAAAGGGCCGTGCTGCATACCGCTTTGCGACAGCCTTGGGGCTTTCAGCTTCTGCTGGAAGGCGGTCAGGAGGTCGGAAAGGATATTGCAGCAGTGCTCGGGCAGATGAAAGGGTTTACCGAGCAGATTCTCAGCGGAAAGTGGAAAGGATACAGCGGCAAGGCTATTACCGATGTGGTCAATATCGGGATTGGTGGTTCGGACCTGGGGCCGTATATGGTTACCGAAGCGCTCAGACCGTTTGCGCATGGCGCCGTCAAGGTGCATTTCGTGTCAAACATCGACGGGACGCACATCAGCGAGACCCTGAAGCGGGTCGATGAGGAGACGACTTTGTTTATTATAGCATCAAAGACCTTCACGACGCAGGAAACACTGACCAACGCCCATACCGCCAGATCGTGGTTTCTTGAGCGAGCCGTTGACGAATCGTTTATTGCGCGTCATTTTGCAGCCGTTTCAACCAATAAGGAGGCCGTTCAGGCATTTGGTATCGATACCGGCAACATGTTCGGTTTCTGGGACTGGGTCGGCGGACGTTACTCGCTCTGGTCGTCTATCGGCCTTTCAATTGCCTTGTATCTGGGCTTTGATCGCTTTCTCGAACTGCTGGCAGGAGCGCACTCGATGGATGAACATTTTCGTTCCGCTCCGCTTGACGCAAACATTCCGGTCGTGCTTGCGCTGCTGGGCATCTGGTACAACAACTTTTTCGATTTCCCTTCTCATGCAGTCATTCCCTATGATCAGTATCTGCATCGGCTGCCGGCCTACCTTCAGCAGCTCGATATGGAGAGTAACGGCAAGCGGGTCGATCGCGACGGCAATGTGGTCGATTATGCGACCGGTCCGGTCATCTGGGGCGAGCCGGGCACGAATTCACAGCATGCGTTTTTTCAGCTGATGCATCAGGGGACGTCATGTGTGCCGGCTGATTTCATTTTGCCTCTGAAGACGCAGAACCCGGCAGGGGAGCATCACGATATTCTCGCCGCGAACTGTTTTGCCCAGACTGAAGCGCTCATGAAAGGCAAAACCGCAGCAGAGGCGCGAGCGGAACTCGGTTCGGCAGGAATGAGCGAAGAGGAGATCGACGCACTCGTGCCGCACAAGGTTTTTCCCGGCAACCGCCCGACCAATACCCTGATTTTCAATGAGATCAATCCGTTCAATCTCGGCGCTCTTATTGCGATGTATGAACACAAAGTGTTCGTGCAGGGCGTGATCTGGAGAATCAACTCATTTGACCAGTGGGGGGTCGAGCTTGGCAAGCAGCTGGCAAAAGCCATACTGCCTGAACTTGGTTCCGCTGATGACGTCGCAACCCACGACGCTTCAACTAACGCGCTCATCAATCTCTACCGCCGTAGCAGGAATGGCTGA
- a CDS encoding ATP-binding protein, with amino-acid sequence MNSYKMVLSSSIEECRKLHDFLSVMAEIEGFSEPFALELELVIKEAFVNAVQHGNAHVQGAVVRLHFKLVIEDGVRTLFVEICDSGPGFSVYEIADPTVPEMLMQPSGRGVFFIRSYADIVRQECDDEGCRLLLRMMPY; translated from the coding sequence ATGAACTCTTACAAAATGGTGCTTTCAAGCAGTATCGAGGAGTGTCGGAAACTGCATGATTTCCTTTCGGTCATGGCTGAGATTGAAGGGTTCAGTGAGCCATTTGCATTGGAACTCGAACTGGTAATCAAAGAGGCGTTTGTCAATGCTGTACAGCATGGCAATGCGCATGTGCAGGGTGCGGTCGTGCGTTTGCATTTCAAGCTCGTCATTGAAGATGGCGTTCGTACCCTTTTTGTGGAGATCTGCGATTCCGGCCCCGGCTTTTCTGTCTATGAAATTGCTGATCCTACAGTGCCGGAAATGCTGATGCAGCCGTCCGGCAGGGGTGTGTTTTTTATCCGTTCCTATGCTGATATTGTCCGTCAGGAGTGTGATGATGAAGGCTGTCGCCTCCTTCTGCGGATGATGCCTTATTAA
- a CDS encoding ammonium transporter: MKRHVKAPILLTLGLLLAGVISGPPLFAAEATDAASVNAYAIDNMFLFLCAVLVLFMQAGFALVESGLNSAKNTVNILFKNMMDLGLGVILFYIIGYGLMYPGDAFSGGWFGFSGFGIGVESPEAVGGNLHPAVDFLFQVAFAATAATIVSGAVAGRMKFEAYLIYSAVITAFVYPISGFWKWGGGWLNELGFYDFAGSLVVHALGGFAALAAAIVLGPRIGRFNADGSPNAMPGHNLALSTLGVFILLIGWFGFNPGSQLAIAGAANTDIVMIIATNTLLAAAAGSVLAMIFAWILFKKPDLTMAMNGLLGGLVGITANCDSVTYNEALIIGAVAGILVVLGVKLLDMLKIDDPVGAWPVHGLNGVWGGLATGIFGGHPMVAQIIGSIAIPVWGFVTMLVLFLILKMMGILRVSREDEMKGLDISEHEEEAYHGFQIFSTQ, from the coding sequence ATGAAACGACACGTCAAAGCACCAATACTGCTCACGCTCGGCTTGCTTCTTGCCGGGGTCATTTCCGGACCACCGCTTTTTGCGGCCGAAGCAACTGACGCAGCCAGTGTCAATGCTTACGCCATTGACAACATGTTCCTTTTTCTCTGCGCAGTTCTTGTCCTGTTTATGCAGGCTGGATTTGCCCTTGTTGAGTCGGGACTCAACTCCGCCAAAAACACGGTCAACATCCTGTTCAAAAATATGATGGATCTTGGCCTCGGCGTAATTCTCTTCTACATCATCGGCTACGGTCTGATGTATCCAGGTGATGCCTTTAGCGGTGGCTGGTTCGGATTCAGCGGATTCGGCATCGGTGTCGAATCGCCGGAAGCTGTTGGCGGCAACCTGCACCCGGCTGTTGACTTTCTGTTTCAGGTAGCATTTGCCGCAACCGCAGCAACGATTGTTTCCGGTGCAGTTGCAGGAAGAATGAAGTTTGAAGCCTACCTGATCTACTCTGCCGTCATCACCGCCTTTGTCTATCCGATCAGCGGTTTCTGGAAATGGGGCGGAGGCTGGTTGAATGAACTCGGCTTCTACGATTTCGCCGGTTCTCTCGTTGTCCATGCACTCGGCGGTTTTGCCGCACTTGCAGCTGCTATCGTCCTCGGACCACGCATCGGCCGCTTCAATGCAGATGGTTCGCCAAATGCAATGCCGGGTCACAACCTTGCATTGAGTACGCTTGGTGTCTTCATCCTTCTTATCGGATGGTTCGGCTTCAACCCTGGCAGCCAGCTTGCCATCGCAGGAGCAGCCAATACCGACATCGTGATGATCATTGCAACCAACACGCTGCTTGCCGCTGCTGCAGGTTCAGTCCTGGCCATGATTTTTGCATGGATCCTCTTCAAAAAACCTGACCTGACCATGGCTATGAACGGCTTGCTTGGCGGCCTGGTCGGTATCACGGCAAACTGTGACTCGGTCACCTATAACGAAGCGCTTATTATCGGTGCTGTTGCAGGAATCCTGGTCGTGCTCGGTGTCAAACTGCTTGACATGCTCAAAATCGACGACCCTGTCGGTGCATGGCCTGTCCATGGTCTGAACGGCGTCTGGGGCGGTCTGGCAACAGGCATTTTCGGCGGTCACCCGATGGTTGCTCAGATTATCGGCTCAATCGCAATACCTGTTTGGGGATTTGTCACCATGCTCGTACTTTTCCTGATTCTGAAAATGATGGGCATTCTGAGAGTATCGAGAGAAGACGAAATGAAAGGTCTCGATATTTCCGAGCACGAGGAAGAAGCATACCATGGCTTCCAGATCTTCTCAACCCAGTAA
- a CDS encoding P-II family nitrogen regulator, producing MKYIVAMIQPHKLPDVKAALAEAGIFKMTVTNVLGCGAQGGYTEIYRGVPNEINLLKKLKIEIGVNDDFEKKTVDAIIKGAKTGEIGDGKIFVFDMPKCIRIRTEETGNDAIG from the coding sequence ATGAAATATATTGTTGCCATGATCCAGCCCCACAAACTGCCCGATGTGAAAGCGGCACTTGCAGAGGCGGGGATCTTCAAAATGACGGTCACCAATGTTCTGGGCTGCGGTGCCCAGGGCGGATACACCGAGATCTACCGAGGGGTTCCGAATGAAATCAACCTGCTCAAAAAATTGAAAATTGAAATCGGTGTCAATGATGATTTTGAAAAGAAGACTGTAGATGCTATCATCAAAGGCGCAAAAACGGGTGAAATCGGCGATGGGAAGATTTTTGTCTTCGATATGCCGAAATGCATCCGTATTCGCACAGAAGAAACTGGTAATGACGCAATCGGCTAA